From the Kineococcus rhizosphaerae genome, one window contains:
- a CDS encoding LmeA family phospholipid-binding protein, with product MRARLVRTLVTVVALAVIAVAADLGARSWATGRVAQQLRQTYGLDADPRVSVGGGSFLWQAARGRFDDVTVTVDDYATGSLTLQDVRVRLPEVDVPRSVLTGGTGTVDLSGGTLRAQVPFAALARQASVGPLDVELTRAGDAVRASTSVRVFGLGVDLAVTGRPVLDGADVRLEPVSAQLAGASVPLGRAEQLLRAAGYDGLVFPLTGVPAQVRLEDLQVVDSGVVVSGTVLPSAVDVR from the coding sequence GTGCGCGCGCGTCTGGTCAGGACCCTGGTGACGGTCGTGGCGCTCGCGGTCATCGCGGTGGCCGCCGACCTCGGCGCACGGTCGTGGGCCACCGGCCGCGTCGCGCAGCAGCTGCGGCAGACGTACGGGCTGGACGCCGACCCGCGCGTCAGCGTCGGCGGGGGCTCGTTCCTGTGGCAGGCGGCGCGGGGCCGGTTCGACGACGTGACCGTGACGGTCGACGACTACGCCACCGGCTCCCTGACCCTGCAGGACGTGCGGGTGCGGCTGCCCGAGGTCGACGTCCCCCGGTCGGTGCTGACGGGCGGGACGGGGACGGTGGACCTGTCGGGCGGGACGCTGCGGGCGCAGGTCCCGTTCGCTGCGCTGGCGCGCCAGGCGTCGGTGGGACCGCTCGACGTGGAGCTGACTCGCGCCGGGGACGCCGTGCGCGCCTCGACGAGCGTGCGCGTCTTCGGCCTCGGGGTGGACCTCGCCGTCACGGGGCGTCCCGTCCTCGACGGTGCGGACGTGCGGCTCGAACCGGTCAGCGCGCAGCTGGCGGGGGCCTCGGTCCCGCTGGGGCGGGCCGAGCAGCTCCTGCGGGCCGCCGGGTACGACGGACTGGTGTTCCCGCTCACGGGGGTCCCCGCCCAGGTGCGGCTGGAGGACCTGCAGGTCGTGGACTCCGGGGTCGTGGTGTCGGGGACCGTCCTGCCCAGCGCCGTGGACGTCCGCTGA
- a CDS encoding TenA family protein — protein MTPSTTPSPTSFTDATWERTADLRAAVERSEFLAELGAGTLDPAAFRYYLEQDAIYLVGYARALSLLAARAPDAASAGFWASCAHGAAVVESSLHADLLDGGLLPPATGTPVASPTTLGYVSYLVATAACASYAVAAAAVLPCFWVYADAGRRLAAVADLVPGHPYARWIAAYDAPEFHASVEQARRCVDAAATPELTEAMHAAFAVATRYEWLFWETAHRRERWPTP, from the coding sequence GTGACCCCCTCCACGACCCCGTCCCCGACCTCGTTCACCGACGCCACCTGGGAACGCACCGCCGACCTGCGCGCCGCCGTCGAGCGCTCGGAGTTCCTCGCCGAGCTCGGCGCGGGGACCCTGGACCCGGCCGCGTTCCGCTACTACCTCGAGCAGGACGCGATCTACCTCGTCGGGTACGCCCGCGCGCTGTCGCTGCTCGCGGCCCGCGCCCCCGACGCCGCGAGCGCCGGGTTCTGGGCGTCCTGCGCGCACGGTGCCGCGGTCGTGGAGTCCTCGCTGCACGCCGACCTGCTCGACGGCGGGCTGCTGCCGCCGGCGACGGGGACGCCCGTCGCCTCGCCCACGACGCTCGGGTACGTCTCGTACCTCGTCGCGACCGCGGCCTGCGCGTCCTACGCCGTCGCCGCGGCGGCCGTGCTGCCGTGCTTCTGGGTCTACGCCGACGCGGGCCGCCGGCTGGCGGCCGTGGCCGACCTCGTCCCCGGGCACCCGTACGCGCGGTGGATCGCGGCGTACGACGCCCCGGAGTTCCACGCCTCCGTCGAGCAGGCCCGCCGCTGCGTGGACGCCGCCGCGACGCCGGAGCTCACCGAGGCCATGCACGCGGCGTTCGCCGTCGCGACCCGGTACGAGTGGCTGTTCTGGGAGACCGCGCACCGCCGGGAGCGCTGGCCCACGCCCTGA
- the eda gene encoding bifunctional 4-hydroxy-2-oxoglutarate aldolase/2-dehydro-3-deoxy-phosphogluconate aldolase, which yields MVPSVLDVSPVIPVVVLEDAADAVPLARALLAGGIGIVELTLRTASALDAVRAVATEVPEILLGVGTVVSAEDVARAVDAGAQFLVSPGTTRSIVEAARDRDVPLLPGVATVSEALAALELGLHELKFFPAEQAGGAAFLGALRSPLPQLRFCPTGGVTPANAPQYLALPNVGCVGGSWITAPDVLADHDFGRVEELARAAVALR from the coding sequence GTGGTCCCCAGCGTGCTCGACGTGTCACCCGTCATCCCCGTCGTGGTGCTCGAGGACGCCGCGGACGCCGTCCCGCTGGCGCGGGCGCTGCTGGCCGGGGGGATCGGGATCGTCGAACTCACGCTGCGCACGGCCTCGGCCCTGGACGCGGTGCGGGCCGTGGCGACGGAGGTCCCGGAGATCCTGCTGGGCGTCGGGACGGTCGTCTCGGCCGAGGACGTGGCCCGGGCCGTCGACGCGGGCGCGCAGTTCCTCGTCAGCCCCGGCACGACGCGCTCGATCGTCGAGGCGGCCCGCGACCGCGACGTCCCGCTGCTGCCGGGGGTGGCCACGGTCTCGGAGGCGCTGGCGGCGCTGGAGCTGGGCCTGCACGAGCTGAAGTTCTTCCCCGCCGAGCAGGCCGGCGGCGCCGCGTTCCTCGGGGCGCTGCGCTCGCCGTTGCCGCAGCTGCGGTTCTGCCCGACGGGGGGAGTGACGCCGGCCAACGCCCCGCAGTACCTGGCCCTGCCGAACGTGGGCTGCGTCGGCGGCAGCTGGATCACCGCGCCCGACGTCCTGGCCGACCACGACTTCGGCCGGGTCGAGGAACTGGCCCGCGCGGCGGTCGCGCTGCGCTGA
- the thiE gene encoding thiamine phosphate synthase, with product MSFAPSLYLVTDTAQCGDRGVPAVVRAAVAGGVDAVQVRAKHGSDRDRLALVVAVRDVLAGTGVPLLVNDAVDVALIAGVDGVHLGQSDLPAEDVRRIAPDLLIGLSVSGVEQARRVDPAVVDHLGVGPVRDTATKPDAAAALGADGVRAVVAASPVPCVAIGGIHPDNLDSLRDTGITGFCVVSEICGAADPERAARELLASWRRA from the coding sequence GTGAGCTTCGCGCCCTCGCTGTACCTCGTCACCGACACCGCCCAGTGCGGCGACCGGGGGGTCCCGGCCGTCGTGCGGGCCGCGGTGGCCGGTGGTGTCGACGCCGTGCAGGTCCGCGCCAAGCACGGCTCGGACCGCGACCGCCTCGCCCTCGTCGTCGCCGTGCGGGACGTGCTGGCCGGCACCGGGGTCCCGCTGCTCGTGAACGACGCCGTCGACGTCGCGCTGATCGCGGGGGTCGACGGCGTGCACCTCGGGCAGTCCGACCTGCCGGCCGAGGACGTGCGCCGGATCGCCCCCGACCTGCTGATCGGGCTGTCCGTCTCCGGCGTCGAGCAGGCCCGCCGGGTCGACCCCGCCGTCGTCGACCACCTCGGCGTCGGGCCCGTGCGGGACACCGCGACGAAACCCGACGCGGCCGCCGCGCTCGGCGCCGACGGGGTCCGCGCGGTCGTGGCGGCCTCGCCCGTGCCCTGTGTGGCGATCGGGGGGATCCACCCCGACAACCTCGACTCCCTGCGCGACACCGGGATCACGGGGTTCTGCGTCGTGTCGGAGATCTGCGGCGCGGCCGACCCGGAACGGGCCGCTCGTGAGCTCCTCGCGTCGTGGCGACGCGCGTGA
- a CDS encoding acetate/propionate family kinase, translated as MSSSGSVVVVNCGSSSVKLALVDPVTGQRALSCLGERIGSPDAVVHMTTAEGTRTITPAASTHRGALAHVLQRLLDLDLPPLLGVGHRVVQGGAVFHGSVRIDDRVLGQIHDLSALAPLHNPANASGIEAARAVLPDLEHVAVFDTAFHQTMPETNYRYAVPARWYEEFGVRRYGMHGTSHRFVSQRAAEILRAADGRDPRELKLVVAHLGNGCSATAVLGGRSVDTTMGLTPLEGLVMGTRSGDLDPAVVELVADRTGEPVTEIVRQLNSSSGLLALSGLSNDVRTLSAKAAEGHAGARLALDVFVHRAAKHVAALTVSLGGLDALVLTGGIGENAKNVRSMLLARLRHLGLVEDPAANDEHGRSSTPAGRITVPGSGPLAMVVPTDEELLIARDTVALVERT; from the coding sequence GTGTCCAGCAGCGGTTCGGTCGTGGTCGTCAACTGCGGCAGTTCGTCCGTCAAGCTCGCCCTCGTCGACCCGGTGACGGGGCAGCGGGCGCTGTCCTGCCTCGGCGAGCGCATCGGCAGCCCCGACGCCGTCGTGCACATGACCACCGCCGAGGGGACGCGCACCATCACCCCCGCGGCCAGCACCCACCGCGGGGCGCTCGCCCACGTCCTGCAACGCCTGCTGGACCTCGACCTGCCGCCGCTGCTCGGCGTGGGGCACCGCGTCGTGCAGGGCGGGGCGGTGTTCCACGGCTCCGTCCGCATCGACGACCGCGTCCTGGGGCAGATCCACGACCTGTCCGCGCTCGCACCGCTGCACAACCCCGCCAACGCCTCCGGCATCGAAGCCGCCCGCGCCGTCCTGCCCGACCTCGAGCACGTCGCCGTCTTCGACACCGCCTTCCACCAGACGATGCCGGAGACGAACTACCGCTACGCGGTCCCCGCGCGCTGGTACGAGGAGTTCGGCGTCCGCCGCTACGGCATGCACGGCACCAGCCACCGGTTCGTCAGCCAGCGGGCCGCCGAGATCCTGCGCGCCGCGGACGGCCGCGACCCCCGCGAGCTCAAGCTCGTCGTGGCCCACCTCGGCAACGGCTGCAGCGCGACGGCCGTGCTCGGCGGCCGCTCGGTCGACACCACCATGGGCCTGACCCCGCTGGAGGGGCTCGTCATGGGCACCCGCTCCGGGGACCTCGACCCGGCCGTCGTCGAGCTCGTCGCTGACCGCACGGGGGAGCCGGTCACCGAGATCGTCCGGCAGCTGAACTCCTCCTCGGGGCTGCTGGCGCTGTCCGGGTTGTCCAACGACGTCCGCACGCTGTCCGCCAAGGCCGCCGAGGGGCACGCCGGGGCCCGGCTCGCCCTCGACGTGTTCGTGCACCGCGCCGCCAAGCACGTCGCCGCCCTGACCGTCTCCCTCGGCGGGCTCGACGCGCTCGTGCTCACCGGGGGGATCGGGGAGAACGCCAAGAACGTCCGCTCGATGCTGCTGGCCCGGTTGCGCCACCTCGGGCTCGTCGAGGACCCCGCGGCCAACGACGAGCACGGCCGGTCCTCGACCCCGGCCGGGCGCATCACCGTGCCCGGGTCCGGTCCGCTGGCGATGGTCGTGCCGACCGACGAGGAACTGCTCATCGCGCGCGACACCGTCGCGCTCGTCGAGCGGACCTGA
- the pta gene encoding phosphate acetyltransferase, giving the protein MARVLLVVPTGHGAGLTSTCLGLVRALDARGVAVGFHKPLAQPSRMTEPDRSVALVRLTTALDPAEPIAAARVVERLSRGEVDDLMEEVVAAAEKVLAAHDVVVVEGLAPSADQVFSGRVNQALATALDADVLLVGSAGLLGAEPGAPERIAEDMAVTAGTYRTGEALRVIGGVVSRWPVPDDPETAVSRVSALRGALEHHDIPLVGVVPYRGELTWPRVRDLVHDLGPALDMEVLTHGDQSRRIKEVVVAAQAVPGMLPLLREGRLILVPGDRHDVVMAACLAALNGSRLAGLLLTAGVGMDPRVAELTAAAAATGLPILRSDRSTYATATAVNRLDPEVPADDAERALALTTTVADALDPGWLAGLPTAAHTPRLSPAAFRRRLTTLAAERVQRIVLPEGTEPRTVQAAAICAQRGIARPVLLAHPDEVAAVAAGLGIVLPDGVEVLDPASLVDRYVDVLVEARKHKGMQPDVARDSLADPIWLGTTMLQAGDVDGLVAGAVHTTAATVRPALQVIRTRPGARLVSSVFFMCLPDDVVIYGDCAVNPDPGAEDLADIALQSAASARAFGIEPRVAMISFSTGSSGAGSSVDKVAEATRIAREREPDLIIDGPLQYDAAAVASVAASKAPDSPVAGRATVFVFPDLNTGNTTYKAVQRNAGVISVGPMLQGLAKPVNDLSRGALVDDIVYTIALTAIQASRG; this is encoded by the coding sequence ATGGCCCGAGTGCTGCTCGTCGTCCCCACCGGCCACGGTGCCGGTCTCACCTCGACCTGCCTCGGGCTGGTCCGCGCCCTCGACGCGCGGGGGGTGGCCGTCGGGTTCCACAAACCGCTCGCCCAGCCGTCGCGGATGACCGAGCCGGACCGCTCCGTCGCCCTCGTGCGGCTCACGACGGCCCTGGACCCCGCCGAACCCATCGCGGCTGCCCGCGTCGTCGAACGCCTCTCCCGCGGCGAGGTCGACGACCTCATGGAGGAGGTCGTCGCGGCCGCCGAGAAGGTCCTCGCCGCGCACGACGTCGTCGTCGTCGAGGGGCTGGCCCCCTCGGCGGACCAGGTGTTCTCCGGCCGGGTCAACCAGGCGCTCGCGACCGCCCTGGACGCCGACGTCCTGCTCGTCGGGTCCGCCGGGCTGCTCGGTGCCGAACCCGGTGCGCCCGAACGCATCGCCGAGGACATGGCCGTCACCGCCGGCACCTACCGGACGGGGGAGGCGCTGCGGGTCATCGGCGGCGTCGTGTCCCGCTGGCCCGTCCCGGACGACCCCGAGACGGCCGTCAGCCGGGTCTCGGCCCTGCGCGGGGCCCTGGAGCACCACGACATCCCGCTCGTCGGGGTCGTCCCCTACCGCGGGGAGCTGACCTGGCCGCGGGTGCGCGACCTCGTGCACGACCTCGGCCCCGCGCTGGACATGGAGGTCCTCACGCACGGCGACCAGAGCCGGCGCATCAAGGAGGTCGTCGTCGCCGCCCAGGCCGTGCCCGGCATGCTGCCGCTGCTGCGCGAGGGCCGGCTCATCCTCGTGCCCGGCGACCGGCACGACGTCGTCATGGCCGCCTGCCTGGCCGCCCTCAACGGCTCCCGGCTGGCCGGTCTGCTGCTCACCGCCGGCGTCGGGATGGACCCGCGCGTCGCCGAGCTCACCGCGGCGGCCGCCGCGACGGGTCTGCCGATCCTGCGCTCGGACCGCAGCACCTACGCGACCGCGACGGCCGTCAACCGCCTCGACCCCGAAGTCCCCGCCGACGACGCCGAACGCGCCCTGGCCCTGACCACCACGGTCGCCGACGCCCTCGACCCCGGCTGGCTGGCGGGGCTGCCCACCGCCGCCCACACGCCGCGCCTGTCGCCGGCCGCGTTCCGGCGCCGCCTCACGACGCTGGCCGCCGAGCGCGTCCAGCGGATCGTCCTGCCCGAGGGCACCGAACCGCGCACCGTGCAGGCCGCGGCGATCTGCGCCCAGCGCGGCATCGCCCGGCCCGTCCTGCTCGCCCACCCCGACGAGGTCGCCGCCGTCGCCGCCGGGCTCGGGATCGTGCTGCCCGACGGGGTCGAGGTGCTGGACCCGGCGTCCCTGGTGGACCGCTACGTCGACGTCCTCGTCGAGGCCCGCAAGCACAAGGGCATGCAGCCCGACGTGGCCCGCGACTCCCTGGCCGACCCCATCTGGCTGGGCACGACGATGCTGCAGGCCGGCGACGTCGACGGGCTCGTCGCCGGGGCCGTGCACACCACTGCGGCCACGGTCCGCCCTGCGCTGCAGGTCATCCGGACCCGGCCCGGCGCCCGGCTCGTGTCCAGCGTGTTCTTCATGTGCCTGCCCGACGACGTCGTGATCTACGGCGACTGCGCCGTGAACCCCGACCCCGGCGCCGAGGACCTCGCCGACATCGCCCTGCAGTCCGCCGCGTCCGCGCGGGCCTTCGGGATCGAACCGCGGGTGGCGATGATCAGCTTCTCCACCGGGTCGTCGGGGGCCGGGTCCAGCGTCGACAAGGTCGCCGAGGCGACGCGCATCGCCCGCGAGCGCGAACCGGACCTGATCATCGACGGGCCGCTGCAGTACGACGCCGCCGCCGTCGCCTCCGTCGCGGCGTCGAAGGCGCCCGACTCGCCAGTCGCCGGCCGCGCCACGGTGTTCGTCTTCCCCGACCTCAACACCGGGAACACCACCTACAAGGCGGTGCAGCGCAACGCGGGAGTGATCTCCGTGGGGCCGATGCTGCAGGGGCTGGCCAAACCCGTGAACGACCTGTCGCGCGGGGCGCTGGTGGACGACATCGTCTACACGATCGCGCTCACCGCGATCCAGGCCTCGCGCGGCTGA
- the thiD gene encoding bifunctional hydroxymethylpyrimidine kinase/phosphomethylpyrimidine kinase: MSDSRVALTIAGSDSGGGAGIQADLKTFAAHGVFGTSVLTALTAQNTRGVRGVHVVPAGFVGEQLDAVLDDIAVHATKIGMLADADVVAVVTAAVRGRDLGPVVLDPVMVATSGDRLLDPAAVHALRTDLLPLADLVTPNVPEAAVLLDTDPATDLDGCVAQARELLRRSGTAVLLKGGHLSAHSAGAESVDVLATATGEVLVRRPRVATTATHGTGCTLSSALAAQAALHPGSGWQTLVDLARDYLQAALLAGARLRVGSGHGPLDHAFALRENR, encoded by the coding sequence GTGAGCGACAGCCGCGTCGCCCTCACGATCGCGGGCAGCGACTCCGGCGGGGGAGCGGGGATCCAGGCCGACCTGAAGACGTTCGCCGCGCACGGGGTGTTCGGGACGAGCGTCCTGACGGCGCTGACCGCGCAGAACACCCGCGGCGTGCGCGGCGTCCACGTCGTGCCGGCGGGTTTCGTCGGCGAGCAGCTCGACGCCGTCCTCGACGACATCGCGGTGCACGCCACGAAGATCGGGATGCTCGCCGACGCGGACGTCGTCGCGGTCGTGACCGCCGCCGTGCGCGGGCGCGACCTGGGGCCGGTCGTCCTGGACCCGGTGATGGTCGCCACCAGCGGGGACCGGCTGCTCGACCCGGCCGCCGTGCACGCCCTGCGCACCGACCTGCTCCCGCTGGCCGACCTCGTGACGCCCAACGTCCCCGAGGCCGCCGTCCTGCTGGACACCGACCCCGCGACCGACCTCGACGGCTGCGTGGCCCAGGCGCGGGAACTGCTGCGCCGCAGCGGGACCGCCGTCCTGCTCAAGGGCGGTCACCTCAGTGCCCACTCCGCGGGCGCCGAGAGCGTCGACGTGCTCGCGACGGCGACGGGCGAGGTGCTCGTGCGCCGGCCGAGGGTCGCCACGACCGCGACCCACGGGACGGGCTGCACGCTGTCGTCCGCGCTCGCGGCGCAGGCCGCGCTGCACCCCGGCTCCGGGTGGCAGACGCTCGTCGACCTCGCCCGCGACTACCTCCAGGCCGCCCTCCTCGCCGGTGCGCGGCTGCGCGTCGGCTCCGGCCACGGCCCCCTCGACCACGCCTTCGCCCTGCGGGAGAACCGGTGA
- a CDS encoding DUF4383 domain-containing protein: MSQNFAGSVEPVHPRTTAGQHLSLLLGLVLLLLGIAGFAVSGFSDWTGGTQEQQVIGFSVNPASSAVHVVLGVLGVLARTGARRARGYGVLLFVVLGALFAWGLASRGSGDTALNLAWPVTTLHGVLAVFALVVVLVPVRAGRRESTAELR, translated from the coding sequence ATGAGCCAGAACTTCGCGGGATCGGTCGAGCCGGTCCACCCGCGCACCACGGCGGGGCAGCACCTGTCGCTGCTGCTCGGCCTGGTGCTGCTGCTCCTGGGGATCGCGGGGTTCGCGGTGTCCGGGTTCTCCGACTGGACCGGCGGCACGCAGGAGCAGCAGGTCATCGGCTTCTCGGTGAACCCCGCCTCCAGCGCCGTCCACGTCGTGCTGGGCGTGCTGGGGGTGCTGGCCCGCACGGGGGCCCGGCGGGCGCGCGGGTACGGCGTCCTGCTGTTCGTCGTGCTCGGCGCGCTCTTCGCCTGGGGGCTGGCGAGCCGGGGGTCGGGCGACACCGCGCTCAACCTCGCCTGGCCGGTCACGACCCTGCACGGCGTCCTGGCCGTCTTCGCGCTCGTCGTCGTGCTCGTCCCGGTCCGCGCCGGGCGCCGGGAGTCGACGGCCGAACTGCGCTGA
- the mgrA gene encoding L-glyceraldehyde 3-phosphate reductase, with the protein MTYTADAGRYESMPFRRCGRSGVELPALSLGFWHNFGDDKPFQTQRDTARRAFDLGITHFDLANNYGPPYGSAETNFGRLFREDFKPYRDELVISSKAGWDMWPGPYGDRGSRKYLTASLDQSLQRMGLEYVDIFYHHRPDPDTPLEETMGALDAIVRSGKALYVGISSYGPERTLQASRILRDLGTPLLIHQPSYSMFNRWIESGLLDVLEAEGVGCIPFTALAQGLLTDRYLNGIPQDSRAAQGKSLDPSILNEETLRRIRGLQEIASGRGQTLAQLALAWTLRDRRVTTTLIGASSVRQVEDNVAAVANLEFTAEELTAIEEFAVDSGVDLWAGVRTGGEN; encoded by the coding sequence GTGACCTACACCGCAGACGCTGGACGGTACGAGTCCATGCCCTTCCGCCGTTGCGGCCGCAGCGGCGTCGAACTGCCCGCGCTCTCGCTGGGTTTCTGGCACAACTTCGGCGACGACAAGCCGTTCCAGACCCAGCGCGACACCGCCCGCCGCGCGTTCGACCTGGGGATCACCCACTTCGACCTCGCCAACAACTACGGCCCGCCCTACGGCAGCGCCGAGACGAACTTCGGCCGGCTGTTCCGCGAGGACTTCAAGCCCTACCGCGACGAGCTCGTCATCTCCTCCAAGGCCGGCTGGGACATGTGGCCCGGGCCGTACGGGGACCGCGGTTCGCGCAAGTACCTCACCGCCTCCCTCGACCAGTCCCTGCAGCGCATGGGGTTGGAGTACGTCGACATCTTCTACCACCACCGCCCGGACCCGGACACCCCGCTCGAGGAGACGATGGGCGCACTGGACGCCATCGTCCGCTCGGGCAAGGCGCTGTACGTCGGGATCTCCTCCTACGGCCCCGAACGCACGCTGCAGGCCTCCCGGATCCTGCGCGACCTGGGCACGCCGCTGCTGATCCACCAGCCCTCGTACTCGATGTTCAACCGCTGGATCGAGTCGGGGTTGCTGGACGTCCTGGAGGCCGAGGGGGTGGGCTGCATCCCGTTCACGGCGCTCGCGCAGGGGCTGCTGACCGACCGCTACCTGAACGGCATCCCGCAGGACTCCCGTGCGGCGCAGGGCAAGTCGCTCGACCCGTCGATCCTGAACGAGGAGACCCTGCGCCGCATCCGCGGTCTGCAGGAGATCGCCTCGGGCCGCGGTCAGACGCTCGCGCAGCTCGCGCTGGCCTGGACGCTGCGGGACCGGCGCGTGACCACCACGCTCATCGGGGCGAGTTCGGTGCGCCAGGTCGAGGACAACGTCGCGGCCGTGGCGAACCTGGAGTTCACGGCGGAGGAACTGACCGCCATCGAGGAGTTCGCGGTGGACTCCGGCGTCGACCTGTGGGCCGGGGTCCGCACCGGCGGCGAGAACTGA
- the thiM gene encoding hydroxyethylthiazole kinase translates to MAAVTAVDVARARSAVAEQAPLVQCLTNSVVQTITANALLAAGAAPAMVDNVHEAAAFAAIASGVLVNVGTLDDAKAQAMAAAAASAREHGTAWVLDPVAVGGLEFRTRVARELLEHAPTVVRGNASEVLGLAGAGSGGRGVDTTDGVDDALEAARELSARTGGVVAVSGVVDVLVHAGRTVRVPGGHVLLTRTTGAGCSLGALVAAYAGAEPDPLVAATAAHLHVALAAERAAARTDGPGSFAIAWIDELSAVDAGALGEAAGRLA, encoded by the coding sequence ATGGCAGCCGTCACTGCAGTCGACGTCGCGCGGGCGCGGTCCGCGGTCGCCGAACAGGCACCGCTCGTGCAGTGCCTCACCAACTCCGTCGTCCAGACCATCACCGCGAACGCCCTGCTCGCCGCGGGAGCCGCCCCGGCGATGGTCGACAACGTCCACGAGGCCGCGGCGTTCGCCGCGATCGCCTCCGGGGTCCTGGTGAACGTGGGAACCCTCGACGACGCCAAGGCGCAGGCCATGGCGGCCGCGGCCGCCTCGGCGCGCGAGCACGGGACCGCCTGGGTCCTGGACCCCGTCGCGGTCGGCGGCCTGGAGTTCCGCACCCGCGTCGCCCGCGAACTGCTCGAGCACGCCCCGACCGTGGTGCGCGGCAACGCCTCCGAGGTCCTCGGGCTCGCCGGGGCAGGATCCGGCGGGCGCGGGGTCGACACCACCGACGGGGTGGACGACGCGCTCGAGGCGGCCCGGGAACTGTCCGCGCGCACCGGCGGCGTCGTCGCGGTCTCCGGCGTCGTCGACGTCCTGGTCCACGCCGGGCGGACGGTCCGGGTCCCCGGCGGCCACGTGCTGCTGACCCGCACGACCGGCGCGGGGTGCTCCCTCGGCGCGCTCGTCGCGGCCTACGCGGGGGCCGAACCCGACCCGCTGGTCGCCGCGACCGCGGCCCACCTGCACGTCGCGCTCGCCGCCGAGCGCGCCGCGGCCCGGACCGACGGGCCGGGGTCGTTCGCCATCGCCTGGATCGACGAGCTGTCCGCCGTCGACGCCGGGGCGCTGGGCGAGGCCGCTGGGCGGCTCGCGTGA
- a CDS encoding nucleoside hydrolase, producing the protein MSTEPTRPRTSVVVDTDTGIDDALALLWLAGREDVEIAAVTAVYGNCTVEDATRNVGATLAVAGLSIGEGGIPVSVGAAGPIDGRPAHFAAYVHGHDGLGDLGGDRPEVPVEPRTAAEQLVHLAASEPGQHHLLVLGPMTNVAAAIELDPDLLTKFASTVVMGGSGPFPPLGVAQIVDANIANDAAAARIVFAAPRTLLVTVGVNVGAGAIVDEAAVERLHASPTAVGRFSAQLLESYMDFYQQVWGRRVSPAWDGLAAALLVVPGWITRSEDGPVGLVPDGERWRAHLLRTAEGGPVPFEPATRPGQPAPDTRVVLEVDVEAFLADFLGVLAGDGRA; encoded by the coding sequence GTGAGCACCGAGCCGACCCGCCCCCGCACGAGCGTCGTCGTCGACACCGACACCGGCATCGACGACGCCCTGGCCCTGCTCTGGCTGGCGGGCCGTGAGGACGTCGAGATCGCCGCGGTCACGGCCGTCTACGGCAACTGCACGGTCGAGGACGCGACGCGCAACGTGGGCGCGACCCTCGCCGTGGCGGGGCTGAGCATCGGCGAGGGCGGCATCCCCGTCTCGGTCGGCGCGGCGGGCCCCATCGACGGGCGCCCCGCCCACTTCGCCGCGTACGTCCACGGGCACGACGGCCTCGGCGACCTCGGCGGGGACCGCCCCGAGGTCCCCGTCGAGCCGCGCACCGCCGCCGAGCAGCTCGTCCACCTCGCGGCGAGCGAACCGGGCCAGCACCACCTGCTCGTCCTGGGGCCGATGACCAACGTGGCCGCCGCGATCGAGCTCGACCCCGACCTGCTGACGAAGTTCGCCTCCACCGTCGTCATGGGCGGCTCGGGCCCGTTCCCGCCGCTGGGGGTCGCGCAGATCGTGGACGCGAACATCGCCAACGACGCCGCCGCGGCCCGGATCGTCTTCGCCGCGCCGCGCACCCTCCTGGTCACCGTCGGCGTGAACGTCGGCGCGGGCGCCATCGTCGACGAGGCGGCCGTGGAGCGCCTGCACGCCAGCCCCACCGCGGTCGGCCGGTTCAGCGCGCAGCTGCTGGAGTCGTACATGGACTTCTACCAGCAGGTCTGGGGCCGGCGGGTCTCCCCGGCCTGGGACGGCCTGGCGGCCGCGCTGCTCGTCGTGCCCGGCTGGATCACCCGCTCCGAGGACGGGCCGGTGGGTCTGGTCCCGGACGGTGAGCGCTGGCGCGCGCACCTGCTGCGCACCGCGGAGGGCGGTCCCGTGCCGTTCGAACCGGCGACGCGGCCCGGGCAGCCCGCCCCCGACACCCGGGTCGTGCTCGAGGTGGACGTCGAGGCGTTCCTCGCCGACTTCCTGGGGGTGCTCGCGGGGGACGGGCGGGCCTGA
- the trxA gene encoding thioredoxin → MTTQALTLETHDETVKDGIVLIDFWADWCGPCKQFAPVFEQASEKHEDITFTKVDTEDQQALAARYGITSIPTLVAYRDGIPVFGQPGALPGPALEDLIGQVRALDMEQVKEQYAQALAAEQARQQAQQQGVPAREGVRAGTDPAAF, encoded by the coding sequence ATGACCACTCAGGCACTGACCCTGGAGACGCACGACGAGACCGTGAAGGACGGCATCGTCCTCATCGACTTCTGGGCCGACTGGTGCGGTCCGTGCAAGCAGTTCGCGCCGGTCTTCGAGCAGGCGTCGGAGAAGCACGAGGACATCACCTTCACCAAGGTCGACACCGAGGACCAGCAGGCCCTCGCCGCCCGCTACGGGATCACCTCGATCCCCACGCTCGTGGCCTACCGCGACGGCATCCCCGTCTTCGGTCAGCCCGGGGCGCTGCCGGGTCCGGCGCTGGAGGACCTCATCGGCCAGGTCCGCGCCCTGGACATGGAGCAGGTCAAGGAGCAGTACGCGCAGGCGCTGGCCGCCGAGCAGGCCCGCCAGCAGGCCCAGCAGCAGGGCGTCCCGGCCCGCGAGGGCGTCCGGGCGGGCACCGACCCGGCCGCGTTCTGA